In Natronococcus occultus SP4, the following proteins share a genomic window:
- a CDS encoding HalX domain-containing protein, with protein MRNEGRVLVVDDESQLADLFATWLAPDWETETAYDGSTALEKLDDSVDVVILDRRMPGQSGDDVLERIREEAYDCRVVMVTAVDPDFDIIEMAFDDYLVKPVSKNELRDVVESVVNRSAYQSAIRDYYALVSKKALLESEKDDSELADSEEYRQLCDRIDELEGRLDETVEDLSTHDDFVSVFKDL; from the coding sequence ATGCGTAACGAGGGACGCGTGCTCGTCGTCGACGACGAGTCTCAGCTCGCGGATCTCTTTGCGACCTGGCTCGCGCCCGACTGGGAGACCGAGACGGCCTACGACGGGTCCACCGCACTCGAGAAGCTCGATGACTCCGTCGACGTCGTCATCCTCGATCGCCGGATGCCGGGCCAGTCCGGCGACGACGTCCTCGAGCGGATCCGCGAGGAGGCGTACGACTGCCGCGTCGTCATGGTCACGGCGGTCGACCCGGATTTCGATATCATCGAGATGGCGTTCGACGACTACCTCGTCAAACCCGTTTCGAAGAACGAACTCCGCGACGTGGTCGAATCGGTCGTGAACCGTTCGGCCTACCAGTCGGCGATTCGTGACTACTACGCGCTCGTCTCGAAGAAAGCGCTCCTGGAGTCGGAGAAGGACGACTCCGAACTCGCCGACAGCGAGGAGTACCGGCAACTCTGTGACCGAATTGACGAGCTAGAGGGCCGTCTCGACGAGACGGTCGAGGACCTCTCGACTCACGACGACTTCGTGAGCGTCTTCAAGGATCTTTGA
- a CDS encoding acyl-CoA dehydrogenase family protein yields the protein MNLLDPSIVPEHAHDLKTEAREFAREHIEPNAQEYFQAGEYPHDILEAGQEAGLVAQDIPEEWGGRGLDLPQLLALTEEFYRADAGIALTLQLASFGCEITYEYGSDEQCEEYVRPVAEGDQISGLAVSEPETGSDLAGMQTRAEKDGDEYVINGEKYWIGNGVEADWITLYARTGDDEDNRYGNHSMFIVPTDAEGYEAEHIPEKMAMRASKQAHITFDDCRIPEENLISHEGTGFMMLADFFNHGRVMVAGHGLGIAAAAIEEAWEFSHDREEFGRTINEFQAVQHGLADMLIGFESARALTWRACEKVANNDHAGYWAALAKTAATETAVDVSEQGMQFHGGRSILDERRIARVYRDARVPVIYEGANEVQRNLIYGQAP from the coding sequence GTGAACCTTCTCGATCCCAGTATCGTCCCGGAGCACGCACACGACCTCAAGACCGAAGCCCGCGAGTTTGCTCGTGAACACATCGAACCCAACGCCCAGGAGTACTTCCAGGCGGGCGAGTACCCGCACGATATCCTCGAGGCGGGCCAGGAAGCCGGTCTCGTCGCCCAGGATATCCCGGAGGAGTGGGGCGGACGCGGGCTCGATCTCCCGCAGCTGCTCGCGCTCACGGAGGAGTTCTACCGGGCCGACGCGGGGATCGCGCTGACGCTACAGCTGGCGAGTTTCGGCTGCGAGATCACGTACGAGTACGGCTCCGACGAGCAGTGCGAGGAGTACGTCCGCCCGGTCGCGGAGGGCGACCAGATTTCGGGGCTCGCCGTCTCGGAGCCCGAGACGGGAAGCGACCTCGCGGGGATGCAGACCCGCGCCGAGAAAGACGGCGACGAGTACGTCATCAACGGCGAGAAATACTGGATCGGCAACGGGGTCGAAGCCGACTGGATCACCCTCTATGCTCGGACGGGCGACGACGAGGACAATCGATACGGCAACCACTCGATGTTCATCGTCCCGACCGACGCCGAGGGGTACGAGGCCGAGCACATCCCCGAGAAGATGGCGATGCGAGCCTCCAAGCAGGCCCACATTACCTTCGACGACTGCCGGATCCCGGAGGAGAACCTGATCAGTCACGAGGGAACCGGGTTCATGATGCTCGCGGACTTTTTCAACCACGGTCGTGTGATGGTCGCCGGACACGGGCTCGGGATCGCCGCCGCCGCCATCGAGGAAGCCTGGGAGTTCAGCCACGACCGCGAGGAGTTCGGGCGCACGATCAACGAGTTCCAGGCGGTCCAGCACGGCCTCGCGGATATGCTCATCGGGTTCGAGAGCGCGCGGGCGCTCACCTGGCGCGCGTGCGAGAAGGTCGCGAACAACGACCACGCGGGCTACTGGGCGGCGCTGGCGAAGACCGCCGCAACCGAGACGGCCGTCGACGTCTCGGAGCAGGGAATGCAGTTTCACGGTGGGCGATCGATCCTCGACGAGCGACGGATCGCACGGGTCTACCGTGACGCCCGGGTCCCGGTCATCTACGAGGGCGCAAACGAGGTCCAGCGAAACCTGATCTACGGGCAAGCTCCCTGA
- a CDS encoding helix-turn-helix domain-containing protein, whose amino-acid sequence MAKYSTGSSSGGGGTSCELCGTESDSLRRAQVAGAELEVCPDCAPHDDAQKRTGSRDDSGSRGQQDDGPSRKQKAAQNVAKANPIWDGDSEHWEKEGTSYDDDPLPYLVSEYGSVVVEARRDAGYQREELADELGVPETDLLAVEQGRATQAGVGGGLIEALEEHLDITLAE is encoded by the coding sequence ATGGCTAAGTACTCGACCGGTTCGTCCTCCGGCGGCGGCGGGACGAGCTGTGAACTCTGTGGGACCGAAAGCGACTCGCTGCGACGCGCGCAGGTCGCCGGCGCCGAACTCGAGGTCTGTCCGGACTGTGCGCCACACGACGACGCACAGAAACGCACCGGCAGCCGTGACGACTCCGGCTCGCGAGGCCAGCAGGACGACGGGCCGAGCCGGAAACAGAAGGCGGCCCAGAACGTCGCGAAGGCCAATCCGATCTGGGACGGCGACTCCGAACACTGGGAGAAGGAGGGAACGAGCTACGACGACGACCCCCTCCCCTATCTCGTCTCAGAGTACGGCTCGGTGGTCGTCGAGGCCCGACGGGACGCCGGCTACCAGCGCGAGGAGCTGGCCGACGAGCTCGGCGTTCCCGAAACGGACCTGCTTGCGGTCGAACAGGGTCGGGCAACCCAGGCCGGCGTCGGCGGCGGGCTGATCGAGGCTCTCGAGGAACACCTCGATATTACCCTCGCGGAGTGA
- a CDS encoding DUF420 domain-containing protein, with amino-acid sequence MEYVPRERVGSLTAVLSVVSLAVVFAAAGGQVPQTAVPDAPEWFLELIPHLNVAISAAAIGTIAIGWRAIRRGRIDRHRVAMLASFGLFVAFLTLYLYRLIATGGPQEFPGPDTIYQFVYLPTLAIHILLAVACIPVLYYALLQALAYPVTELPETSHARFGRVAATLWLISFSLGIVVYALLHVAY; translated from the coding sequence ATGGAGTACGTCCCCCGAGAGCGGGTCGGATCGCTCACGGCCGTTCTGAGCGTCGTCTCGCTTGCGGTCGTGTTCGCGGCCGCAGGCGGACAGGTTCCCCAGACCGCGGTCCCCGACGCGCCCGAGTGGTTCCTGGAACTGATCCCGCATCTCAACGTCGCGATCAGCGCGGCGGCGATCGGAACGATCGCGATCGGCTGGCGTGCGATCCGCCGAGGACGGATCGATCGCCACCGGGTCGCGATGCTCGCTTCCTTCGGCCTGTTCGTGGCCTTCCTGACGCTGTATCTCTACCGGCTGATCGCGACGGGCGGCCCCCAGGAGTTTCCGGGTCCCGACACGATCTACCAGTTCGTCTACCTGCCGACGCTTGCGATCCATATCCTGCTTGCAGTCGCGTGTATCCCGGTGCTGTACTACGCGCTGTTGCAGGCGCTTGCGTACCCGGTCACGGAGCTCCCCGAGACGAGTCACGCCCGGTTCGGACGCGTCGCGGCGACGCTGTGGTTGATCTCGTTCTCGCTCGGTATCGTCGTCTACGCGCTGTTACACGTCGCGTACTGA
- a CDS encoding SDR family oxidoreductase, producing the protein MTRERAREKAEEIDPQEQDRRPGLETEMEPPAEFIRDDYEGSGKLEGEVAIVTGGDSGIGRAAAVHFAREGADVAVLYYDEDEDAETTAEMVEAEGQESMTLDGDVGDSAFCRAAVEEVVDKFGDLDVIVNNAATQVVKTDLTDISDEQWEETFATNIHGYFYLTRAALPHLEDGDTIVNTTSINAFRGNETLVDYSTTKGAIVAFTRSLSQQLAPEGIRVNQIAPGPIWTPLIPATIGQYDPEMVAEFGQDVPMGRPGQPSELGPAYVYLASEDSSYVSGQTIHINGGSIVGG; encoded by the coding sequence ATGACACGCGAGCGAGCGCGCGAGAAGGCCGAGGAGATCGATCCCCAGGAACAGGACCGACGTCCCGGTCTCGAGACCGAGATGGAGCCCCCGGCCGAGTTCATCCGCGACGACTACGAGGGCAGCGGCAAGCTCGAGGGGGAGGTCGCGATCGTCACCGGTGGCGACAGCGGGATCGGCCGGGCGGCCGCGGTCCACTTCGCCCGGGAGGGCGCCGACGTCGCCGTCCTCTACTACGACGAGGACGAGGACGCCGAGACGACCGCGGAGATGGTCGAAGCGGAGGGCCAGGAGAGCATGACGCTGGACGGCGACGTCGGCGACAGCGCGTTCTGTCGGGCGGCCGTCGAGGAGGTCGTCGACAAGTTCGGTGACCTGGACGTGATCGTCAACAACGCGGCGACTCAGGTCGTCAAGACCGACTTGACCGACATCTCCGACGAACAGTGGGAGGAGACGTTCGCGACGAACATCCACGGCTACTTCTACCTGACCAGGGCGGCGCTACCCCACCTCGAGGACGGCGATACGATCGTCAACACGACCTCGATCAACGCGTTCAGAGGGAACGAGACGCTCGTCGACTACTCGACGACGAAGGGTGCGATCGTCGCCTTCACGCGCTCGCTGTCCCAGCAGCTCGCTCCCGAAGGGATCCGTGTCAACCAGATCGCGCCCGGACCGATCTGGACGCCGCTGATCCCCGCGACGATCGGCCAGTACGATCCCGAGATGGTCGCGGAGTTCGGACAGGACGTGCCGATGGGCCGCCCAGGCCAGCCCAGCGAGCTCGGTCCGGCGTACGTCTATCTGGCCTCCGAAGACTCCTCGTACGTGAGCGGCCAGACGATACACATTAACGGCGGTTCGATCGTGGGCGGGTAG
- a CDS encoding methyltransferase family protein, producing MLGSESISLVAFGLVVAVWIVADWTVALRHGRTVDGSRDRGSKHAIGAGVAGGVLAAVLFSQVAPGFDVPAPTVAFCLGLGTILLGVLVRQHAVRTLGDGFDLEVTVAEDDVVIESGPYRWVRHPSYTGGLLSLVGVGVTVGNWLSIAAALLAGLAGYGYRIRVEERVLRDVLGKEYATYAERTPYRLVPGLW from the coding sequence ATGCTCGGGTCAGAGTCGATCTCGCTCGTCGCTTTCGGTCTCGTCGTCGCCGTCTGGATCGTCGCGGACTGGACCGTCGCCCTCCGTCACGGGCGAACGGTCGACGGCTCGCGGGATCGCGGCTCGAAACACGCCATCGGCGCGGGCGTCGCCGGGGGCGTCCTCGCGGCTGTGCTGTTCTCGCAGGTCGCTCCCGGTTTCGACGTTCCCGCACCGACCGTCGCGTTCTGTCTCGGGCTGGGGACGATCCTGCTGGGCGTTCTCGTACGACAGCACGCGGTGCGGACGCTCGGGGACGGGTTCGATCTCGAGGTAACTGTCGCCGAGGACGACGTCGTGATCGAGTCGGGTCCGTACCGGTGGGTACGCCACCCCTCCTACACGGGCGGACTCCTGTCGCTGGTCGGCGTCGGCGTCACCGTCGGCAACTGGCTGAGCATCGCGGCCGCGCTCCTGGCCGGGCTGGCGGGATACGGCTACCGGATCCGCGTCGAGGAACGAGTGCTCCGGGACGTCCTCGGCAAGGAGTACGCTACCTACGCCGAGCGAACGCCGTACCGTCTGGTTCCCGGACTCTGGTGA
- the purF gene encoding amidophosphoribosyltransferase gives MTEKCGVVGVALDGRDAARPLYYALYALQHRGQESAGIVTHDGFQQHSHVDRGLVGDVFDEDDLEGLAGSAGIGHVRYPTAGSLDTSCAQPFSVSFKSGSLGLSHNGNLVNADEIRDELAALGHAFTSDGDTEVIAHDLARNLLEEDLVRAVKRTMSRIHGSYALTISHDDTVLGVRDPQGNRPLCIGKLDDGYILASESAAIDTLDGKLVRDVRPGELVVLEADGSGFDSYQLVEEDDTAHCFFEHVYFARPDSVIDDTLVYEARRELGRKLWAESGVETDVVMPVPDSGRAFASGYAEAAGETTPDGEPRPEDDDGVEFAEGLMKNRYVGRTFIMPTQDERERAVRLKLNPIKSTIEGKTVTVIDDSIVRGTTSTQLVQLLKDCGATEVHVRIGAPEIVAPCYMGIDMATREELIAADKDTEEIRAAIEADSLAYLSTDAVADVLGAERSDLCLGCVTGEYPYDIEDEATDRDVSRPEIGGQTLRADD, from the coding sequence ATGACCGAGAAGTGCGGCGTCGTCGGCGTCGCGCTCGACGGTCGCGACGCGGCTCGACCGTTGTACTACGCGCTGTACGCGCTCCAGCACCGCGGTCAGGAGTCCGCGGGGATCGTCACCCACGACGGCTTCCAGCAACACAGCCATGTCGACAGGGGACTCGTCGGTGACGTCTTCGACGAGGACGACCTCGAGGGGCTGGCCGGCTCGGCGGGGATCGGCCACGTCCGGTACCCGACGGCCGGCTCGCTCGATACGTCCTGTGCACAGCCGTTCTCGGTCTCGTTCAAGAGCGGCTCGCTGGGGCTGTCCCACAACGGTAATCTCGTCAACGCCGACGAGATCCGCGACGAGCTCGCCGCCCTCGGCCACGCCTTCACCAGCGACGGCGACACCGAGGTCATCGCTCACGACCTCGCGCGCAACCTGCTCGAGGAGGACCTGGTCCGCGCGGTCAAGCGCACGATGAGCCGGATCCACGGCTCCTACGCGCTGACGATCAGCCACGACGACACGGTGCTTGGCGTGCGCGACCCCCAGGGGAACCGCCCGCTCTGTATCGGGAAGCTCGACGACGGCTACATTCTCGCCTCCGAGTCGGCCGCGATCGACACCCTAGACGGGAAACTCGTCCGGGACGTCCGTCCCGGCGAACTGGTCGTCCTCGAGGCCGACGGGAGCGGGTTCGACTCCTACCAGCTGGTCGAGGAGGACGACACCGCCCACTGCTTTTTCGAACACGTCTACTTCGCGCGCCCGGACAGCGTCATCGACGACACGCTCGTCTACGAGGCCCGCCGCGAGCTGGGGCGCAAGCTCTGGGCCGAAAGTGGCGTCGAGACCGACGTCGTCATGCCCGTCCCCGACTCCGGACGGGCGTTCGCCTCCGGCTACGCCGAGGCCGCAGGGGAGACGACTCCCGACGGAGAACCCCGTCCGGAGGACGACGACGGCGTCGAGTTCGCCGAGGGGCTGATGAAAAACCGCTACGTCGGCCGCACGTTCATCATGCCGACCCAGGACGAGCGCGAGCGCGCGGTGCGGCTGAAGCTCAACCCGATCAAATCGACGATCGAGGGTAAGACCGTCACCGTCATCGACGACTCGATCGTCCGCGGAACGACCTCCACCCAGCTCGTCCAGCTGCTCAAGGACTGTGGCGCCACGGAGGTCCACGTCCGTATCGGCGCGCCCGAAATCGTCGCCCCCTGTTACATGGGGATCGACATGGCCACCCGCGAGGAGCTGATCGCCGCGGACAAAGACACCGAGGAGATCCGCGCAGCCATCGAGGCCGACAGCCTCGCCTACCTCTCGACCGACGCCGTCGCCGACGTCCTCGGGGCCGAGCGCAGCGACCTCTGTCTGGGCTGTGTCACGGGCGAGTACCCCTACGACATCGAGGACGAAGCGACCGATCGCGACGTCTCCCGTCCGGAGATCGGTGGACAGACGCTGCGCGCCGACGACTGA
- a CDS encoding rhodanese-like domain-containing protein has translation MVSEIPPEDVKEKLENEDVQIVDIRPESEYERGHIPGAINIPMSRLASEIDEYDWGDDVVVACPIGQSSVQAARLIGSFEDVDGDAVASMAGGYREWEYDLETSADGEAEAEIETESEA, from the coding sequence ATGGTATCCGAGATCCCACCGGAAGACGTCAAAGAAAAGCTCGAGAACGAGGACGTCCAGATCGTCGACATCCGTCCGGAATCGGAGTACGAGCGGGGTCACATCCCCGGCGCGATCAACATCCCGATGTCCAGGCTGGCCTCGGAGATCGACGAGTACGACTGGGGCGACGACGTGGTCGTCGCCTGTCCGATCGGCCAGAGCTCCGTCCAGGCCGCCCGGCTCATCGGCAGCTTCGAGGACGTCGACGGCGACGCCGTCGCGAGCATGGCGGGCGGCTACAGGGAGTGGGAGTACGACCTCGAAACGTCCGCCGACGGCGAGGCCGAGGCCGAGATCGAGACCGAATCCGAGGCCTGA
- a CDS encoding MOSC domain-containing protein, protein MARVERLRVYPIKGLDGIEVERAELLAGGTLARDREFRLVDADGDVVNGKRTARVHDLETDFDHETGELTVETADGERRRFDLDDDSERAADWFGEVFGLELSLERDRSLGFVDRREMGPSVISTATLETVANWFDGLTVESVRRRMRANVEVAGVEPFWEDRFVGADAPSFLAGDVRFDGVTPCGRCVVPQRDPETGEPNPAFRERFVERRRETFPAWADEDAFDHYYTLMLIAAVPERHRERTLRTGDSVEIVDE, encoded by the coding sequence ATGGCACGAGTCGAGCGACTTCGGGTGTACCCGATCAAGGGACTCGACGGAATCGAGGTCGAGCGAGCCGAACTCCTCGCGGGCGGGACGCTCGCTCGCGACAGGGAGTTCAGGCTCGTCGACGCGGACGGCGACGTCGTCAACGGAAAGCGAACCGCGCGGGTCCACGACCTCGAAACCGACTTCGACCACGAGACCGGCGAGCTGACGGTCGAAACCGCCGACGGAGAACGACGGCGGTTCGATCTCGACGACGACTCCGAGAGGGCGGCCGACTGGTTCGGCGAGGTCTTCGGCCTCGAGCTGAGCCTCGAGCGCGATCGCTCGCTCGGTTTCGTCGATCGTCGCGAGATGGGGCCGTCGGTGATCAGCACGGCCACCCTCGAGACCGTCGCCAACTGGTTCGACGGGCTGACTGTCGAGAGCGTCCGTCGGCGGATGCGGGCGAACGTCGAGGTCGCCGGCGTCGAGCCGTTCTGGGAGGACCGATTCGTCGGCGCGGACGCCCCCTCGTTTCTCGCCGGCGACGTCCGGTTCGACGGCGTCACACCCTGCGGGCGCTGTGTCGTTCCACAGCGGGATCCCGAGACGGGCGAGCCGAACCCGGCGTTCCGGGAACGCTTCGTCGAGCGACGCCGCGAGACGTTTCCCGCGTGGGCCGACGAGGACGCCTTCGACCACTACTACACGCTGATGCTCATCGCGGCGGTCCCGGAGCGCCATCGGGAGCGGACGCTCCGGACGGGTGACTCGGTCGAGATCGTCGACGAGTAG
- a CDS encoding DUF6735 family protein: MGHRALVAYERPDRLYDLRHSHWGGAKLELVDRLGERTPLAGGAVDSELIADSVSRDRIRTDFLDPRRYEALYLVGIDGGVDPYRVVWLEWDGADDRSGDRGAIVDVAPGEDDRKFRLWVRATKTVLGDVLEMGQLDRGTAGAYLERRLRTEYEGVPYAYHGRRSDHSQ, from the coding sequence ATGGGACATAGAGCCCTCGTCGCCTACGAGCGCCCGGATCGACTCTACGATCTGCGCCACAGCCACTGGGGCGGTGCGAAGCTCGAACTCGTCGATCGGCTCGGCGAGCGAACCCCTCTCGCCGGTGGTGCCGTCGACTCCGAACTGATTGCGGACTCAGTGAGTCGCGACCGGATCCGCACCGATTTCCTCGATCCCCGCCGGTACGAGGCGCTCTATCTCGTCGGCATCGACGGCGGAGTCGACCCCTACCGGGTCGTCTGGCTCGAGTGGGACGGCGCCGACGACCGCAGCGGCGACCGCGGCGCAATCGTGGACGTGGCGCCCGGCGAGGACGACCGGAAGTTCCGGCTCTGGGTCAGAGCGACCAAGACCGTCCTCGGCGACGTCCTCGAGATGGGACAGCTCGACCGGGGGACGGCCGGGGCGTACCTCGAGCGACGGCTCCGGACGGAGTACGAGGGCGTCCCGTACGCGTACCACGGGAGGAGGAGCGACCATTCGCAGTGA